A region of Planctomycetota bacterium DNA encodes the following proteins:
- a CDS encoding thioredoxin domain-containing protein: MAKLPQHPGAGQLAVAVSKEDHATGAPLADAAAVLVEYGDYECPTCAATQPDVENLLAHFGDRLAFVFRHFPLTTVHPRASVAAQAAEAAAAQGQFWPMHRALYARPGGEATDDLERLALRVGLETYKFNGDITAGTYAARVATDVEGGKASGVSGTPTFFLDGRRLSRDPKEALAEIRHFLQDKA, from the coding sequence GTGGCGAAACTCCCCCAGCATCCCGGCGCGGGCCAGCTCGCCGTCGCGGTTTCCAAGGAAGACCACGCGACCGGGGCACCGCTCGCCGATGCAGCCGCCGTCCTGGTCGAGTACGGCGACTACGAGTGCCCGACGTGTGCCGCGACGCAGCCGGACGTCGAAAACTTGCTGGCGCACTTCGGCGATCGACTGGCGTTTGTCTTCCGGCACTTCCCGCTGACGACGGTCCATCCCCGAGCCAGCGTCGCAGCCCAAGCCGCCGAAGCCGCCGCCGCTCAGGGTCAGTTCTGGCCGATGCACCGAGCCCTCTATGCCAGGCCTGGCGGCGAAGCGACGGACGACCTCGAACGCCTCGCCCTTCGCGTCGGCCTCGAGACGTACAAGTTCAACGGCGATATCACCGCCGGCACCTACGCCGCTCGTGTCGCGACCGACGTCGAAGGCGGCAAAGCCAGCGGCGTCAGCGGCACGCCCACCTTCTTCCTCGACGGCCGACGCCTGTCGCGTGATCCGAAGGAGGCCCTGGCCGAGATTCGCCACTTTCTCCAGGACAAGGCCTGA